The proteins below come from a single Corynebacterium glyciniphilum AJ 3170 genomic window:
- the smc gene encoding chromosome segregation protein SMC — MHLKSLTLKGFKSFASATTLKLEPGICAVVGPNGSGKSNVVDALAWVMGEQGAKTLRGGKMEDVIFAGAGDRKALGRAEVTLTIDNADGALPIDYTEVSVTRRMFRDGASEYEINGAKARLMDIQELLSDSGIGREMHVIVGQGRLAQILESRPEERRAYIEEAAGVLKHRRRKEKAQRKLVSMQGNLDRLHDLTDELAKQLKPLARQAEAAQRAEQVQATIRSNRLLLTADKVRRLSDELNDADAQAKVLESDIAELKEGLEEHSGELAVTEEELRTALEEAEAAKSLWFRLSTIAEKNAATLRIASDRADDSGADTTWTGQDPDELIARAEQAEEEQAMLDEEVEVATERLESIRDDVAARDEAARDAEQEHLAQVRAIADRREGIVRLLAQQEAVEQRRTAADEEINRLQQSVEEQRESLEATTGSEEADAADALAELQNQGSGLEDAAARTAEESTGAERRVAELRAAERDLERTIASLEASVEAWRDRLRPSDGAAVAVRAAEERGLEALRPLAELLTVRDGWEKAVAAVLPAGLAGESPDALDTLVDALVDAAEGRALLLAGDGADSAAESWRLDRGVGGAGMSSTDWLLDHIDIADAVVPAVTALLVDVVAVSDVEEGRRTVSADERLRAVTPTGVVVGAGWVAAGSGGTTPVELSTRIDQAVADISARTAELADLQATLSGAEQAAEELRTAAAGATAAVRDHRTRLTAARHRVDAAERTAGQARRLLDKAVAQRDEAEKRRDALAIEADEIADRLARLDADGDEEGSGTEPSTAERDATAQALTQARAMEMEARLALRTAEERAGNHRGRAESLRRQARQETAAREQFNRAAAKRRAARERARVVADQARRVDLRIRDALDRAEGTRARTDEAHRQWQAALNERKDKVNTLTLRLNHLTNTAHSAEIARSQAQLRIEQALEQAMDQLGMAAAQLLDEAPGDDFDRDAATRDLKAAEKSLRSLGKVNPLALEEYSALEERHRFLATQLDDVERARDDLEGVIKDVDDTILALFTDAWNDVEDEFPRVFDTLFPGGAGRLILTEPDDMLTTGIEVEARPPGKKVKRLSLLSGGEKSLTALALLVAIFRARPSPFYVMDEVEAALDDVNLRRLIALFEELREDSQLIVITHQKPTMDVANVLYGVTMRGDGVTRVISQRMDPKPAEPADPS, encoded by the coding sequence ATGCACCTCAAGTCGTTGACCCTGAAGGGTTTCAAGTCCTTCGCGTCGGCGACGACCCTGAAACTTGAACCGGGTATCTGCGCGGTCGTCGGTCCGAACGGCTCAGGGAAGTCGAATGTTGTCGACGCTCTCGCCTGGGTGATGGGGGAGCAGGGGGCGAAGACCCTGCGCGGTGGCAAGATGGAGGATGTCATCTTCGCCGGCGCCGGCGACCGTAAGGCGTTGGGACGCGCCGAGGTCACGCTCACGATCGACAACGCAGACGGCGCACTCCCCATCGACTACACGGAAGTGTCGGTGACCCGTCGCATGTTCCGTGACGGTGCCAGCGAGTATGAGATCAACGGTGCCAAGGCCCGGTTGATGGACATCCAGGAGCTGTTGTCGGACTCCGGCATCGGTCGCGAGATGCACGTGATTGTCGGCCAGGGACGCCTGGCACAGATCCTGGAGTCGCGGCCCGAGGAACGGCGGGCCTACATCGAAGAGGCCGCCGGTGTGCTCAAACACCGTCGTCGCAAGGAGAAGGCACAGCGCAAACTCGTCTCGATGCAGGGCAACCTGGACCGGTTGCACGATCTCACTGACGAACTGGCCAAACAACTCAAACCACTTGCGCGACAGGCCGAGGCTGCCCAACGCGCCGAGCAGGTGCAGGCCACCATCCGGTCGAACCGACTGCTGCTCACCGCAGACAAGGTCCGTCGCCTTTCTGATGAGCTCAATGACGCCGATGCCCAGGCGAAAGTGCTTGAATCCGACATCGCTGAACTCAAGGAGGGGCTCGAGGAGCACAGCGGGGAATTGGCGGTGACAGAGGAGGAACTGCGCACCGCACTCGAGGAAGCGGAAGCGGCGAAGTCACTGTGGTTCCGCTTGTCGACCATCGCCGAGAAGAATGCCGCAACCCTGCGGATCGCCTCCGACCGTGCCGACGACTCCGGCGCCGACACTACCTGGACCGGCCAGGACCCCGATGAACTGATCGCCCGGGCAGAACAGGCCGAAGAAGAGCAGGCGATGCTCGACGAGGAGGTGGAGGTCGCCACCGAGCGGCTGGAAAGCATCCGGGACGATGTCGCGGCCCGAGACGAGGCGGCGCGCGACGCTGAACAGGAGCATCTCGCGCAGGTGCGGGCTATCGCCGACCGTCGCGAAGGTATCGTCCGCCTCCTGGCACAGCAAGAGGCGGTGGAGCAGCGTCGCACCGCGGCAGATGAGGAGATCAACCGCCTCCAGCAGTCCGTGGAGGAACAACGCGAGTCGCTGGAGGCCACCACCGGCTCTGAGGAAGCCGACGCCGCCGATGCCCTCGCTGAACTGCAGAATCAGGGTTCGGGACTGGAGGACGCTGCTGCCCGTACTGCCGAGGAGTCCACCGGCGCGGAACGCCGTGTCGCTGAACTCCGCGCCGCAGAACGCGACCTGGAGCGCACCATTGCCTCGTTGGAGGCGTCGGTGGAAGCATGGCGCGACCGCCTGCGTCCGTCGGACGGGGCGGCCGTGGCGGTGCGCGCCGCCGAGGAGCGGGGACTGGAGGCACTCCGCCCCCTCGCCGAACTGCTCACTGTGCGTGACGGGTGGGAGAAGGCAGTGGCCGCCGTCCTACCGGCCGGGCTAGCCGGGGAGAGTCCCGATGCGCTCGACACACTGGTTGACGCGCTCGTCGACGCCGCTGAGGGGCGTGCCCTGCTGCTGGCCGGGGATGGCGCAGACAGCGCTGCAGAGTCGTGGCGGTTGGATCGTGGCGTCGGCGGTGCCGGAATGTCGTCCACCGACTGGCTTCTCGATCATATCGACATCGCCGACGCGGTTGTTCCTGCAGTCACGGCGCTGCTCGTCGACGTCGTTGCCGTTTCTGATGTGGAGGAGGGGCGCCGGACCGTCTCGGCCGATGAACGACTCCGCGCGGTCACCCCCACCGGAGTCGTCGTCGGCGCGGGGTGGGTCGCGGCCGGATCGGGCGGCACGACACCCGTTGAACTGTCCACCAGAATCGATCAGGCTGTCGCCGATATCAGCGCACGCACGGCCGAGTTGGCCGATCTGCAGGCGACTCTCAGCGGTGCCGAGCAGGCTGCGGAGGAGCTGCGTACCGCAGCTGCCGGTGCTACGGCAGCAGTGCGGGACCACCGCACCCGGCTCACTGCCGCACGGCACCGTGTCGATGCCGCCGAACGTACCGCAGGCCAGGCGCGTCGACTCCTGGACAAGGCGGTGGCCCAGCGTGATGAGGCGGAGAAACGTCGTGACGCCCTGGCCATCGAGGCCGATGAGATCGCTGACCGGCTCGCCCGCCTGGACGCCGACGGTGACGAGGAGGGAAGCGGTACGGAGCCGTCCACCGCCGAGCGCGACGCGACCGCCCAGGCGCTCACCCAGGCCCGTGCCATGGAGATGGAGGCACGACTCGCGCTGCGTACCGCGGAAGAACGTGCCGGCAACCATCGGGGACGTGCTGAGAGTCTGCGGCGCCAGGCGCGTCAGGAAACGGCGGCCAGGGAACAGTTCAACCGTGCTGCCGCGAAGCGTCGGGCCGCCCGTGAACGCGCCCGCGTCGTCGCTGACCAGGCGCGGAGAGTGGACCTGCGCATCCGGGACGCATTGGACCGTGCCGAGGGGACCCGTGCCCGCACCGACGAGGCCCACCGCCAGTGGCAGGCAGCCCTGAATGAACGCAAGGACAAGGTGAACACCTTGACGCTGCGGCTCAATCACCTCACCAACACCGCACACTCCGCCGAGATAGCCCGTAGCCAGGCACAGCTGCGCATCGAACAGGCACTGGAGCAGGCCATGGACCAGCTCGGGATGGCCGCCGCCCAACTGTTGGACGAGGCACCCGGAGACGACTTCGACCGCGACGCCGCCACCCGTGACCTCAAAGCCGCTGAAAAATCACTGCGCTCACTGGGCAAAGTCAACCCGCTGGCCCTGGAGGAGTACTCGGCGCTTGAGGAACGCCATCGGTTCCTGGCCACCCAGCTCGATGACGTCGAGAGAGCCCGGGACGACCTTGAGGGCGTGATCAAAGATGTCGACGACACCATCCTCGCCCTGTTCACTGACGCCTGGAATGACGTCGAGGACGAATTCCCTCGGGTGTTCGACACCCTCTTCCCGGGCGGTGCGGGCCGCTTGATCCTCACAGAACCAGACGACATGCTGACCACCGGCATCGAGGTCGAGGCGCGTCCGCCAGGCAAGAAGGTCAAGAGGCTGTCTCTGCTCTCCGGCGGAGAGAAATCTCTCACCGCGCTGGCGTTGCTCGTCGCGATTTTCCGTGCCCGCCCGAGCCCCTTCTACGTCATGGACGAGGTGGAGGCCGCCCTGGACGACGTGAACCTGCGTCGGCTCATCGCGTTATTTGAGGAACTCCGTGAAGACTCCCAGCTCATCGTGATCACGCACCAGAAGCCGACCATGGATGTGGCCAACGTTCTTTACGGGGTCACGATGCGCGGTGACGGGGTCACCAGGGTCATCTCGCAACGCATGGACCCCAAGCCAGCCGAACCCGCCGACCCCTCCTAG
- a CDS encoding alanine/glycine:cation symporter family protein, producing MTDFITSMNDGVWSVVVWALVGAGLYFGVRTILVQLRLFPQMFGAVAEAPYEDDEMLSRDPEATAKKGISPFKAFTISAASRVGTGNVAGVAVAITLGGPGAVFWMWMIAILGGATSFVEATLAQLYKTRDYANNAYRGGPAYYMTRGLNKPVLAVIFGIVITLTFGFINNALQTNSIVESMGRSADNDGLTLKIIIGLAVAALTAIIVFGGVQRIASFTQVIVPFMAVAYIGLGLIVVLMNLSEIPGVFAQIVGHALGFREVAGAAVGAAFMNGMRRGLFSNEAGQGSVPNAAGTAAVSHPVKQGLVQTLGVYFDTLIVCSVTAFIILLSDPPFGEEIQGASLTQDSMASQVGDWGIHAVTFILFFLAFSSVIGNYYLAQSNVEYFTKNPAVMFGFRLLVVLCVFLGAIVNVPVIWALADTFTAIMVVVNLCAIIPLCPVALKLLRNYTDQKKQGLDPVFRRSMLPELKNIECWDDKDEAFNAVPAQTLRG from the coding sequence ATGACGGATTTCATCACCTCCATGAACGATGGCGTGTGGAGCGTCGTCGTCTGGGCCCTCGTAGGAGCCGGTCTGTACTTCGGTGTCCGCACGATCCTGGTCCAGCTACGGTTGTTCCCCCAGATGTTCGGTGCGGTTGCTGAGGCACCGTATGAAGACGACGAGATGCTCAGTCGTGATCCCGAAGCGACGGCGAAGAAGGGCATCTCCCCGTTCAAGGCATTCACCATTTCTGCCGCATCGCGGGTGGGAACGGGAAACGTCGCCGGCGTCGCGGTGGCCATCACCCTCGGTGGTCCAGGCGCGGTGTTCTGGATGTGGATGATCGCCATCCTGGGCGGCGCCACGTCATTCGTCGAAGCCACACTCGCTCAGCTCTACAAGACCCGCGACTACGCCAACAACGCCTACCGGGGTGGCCCGGCGTACTACATGACCCGTGGTCTGAATAAGCCCGTCCTGGCTGTCATCTTCGGTATCGTCATCACGCTGACCTTCGGGTTCATCAACAATGCCCTGCAGACCAACTCCATCGTCGAGTCCATGGGCCGCTCTGCGGACAATGACGGTCTGACCCTCAAGATCATCATTGGCCTGGCGGTCGCGGCACTGACGGCAATCATCGTCTTCGGTGGCGTCCAGAGGATCGCCTCCTTCACCCAGGTGATCGTCCCGTTCATGGCGGTGGCCTACATCGGTCTGGGACTCATCGTGGTGCTGATGAACCTGTCCGAGATCCCCGGTGTCTTCGCCCAGATCGTCGGCCATGCCCTCGGCTTCCGTGAGGTTGCCGGTGCAGCAGTCGGTGCCGCCTTCATGAACGGTATGCGCCGTGGCCTGTTCTCCAACGAAGCGGGCCAGGGTTCGGTGCCGAACGCTGCCGGAACTGCTGCGGTGTCCCACCCGGTGAAGCAGGGCCTTGTCCAGACCCTCGGGGTCTACTTCGACACGCTGATCGTCTGCTCGGTCACCGCGTTCATCATCCTGTTGTCCGATCCGCCGTTCGGCGAGGAGATCCAGGGTGCCAGCCTCACCCAGGATTCCATGGCGTCACAGGTTGGCGACTGGGGGATCCACGCGGTCACCTTCATCCTGTTCTTCCTGGCATTCTCCTCGGTGATCGGCAACTACTACCTTGCCCAGTCCAATGTGGAGTACTTCACGAAGAATCCGGCGGTGATGTTCGGCTTCCGGCTCCTCGTCGTCCTCTGTGTCTTCCTCGGCGCCATCGTCAACGTGCCGGTCATCTGGGCGCTGGCCGACACGTTCACGGCGATCATGGTGGTGGTCAATCTGTGTGCCATCATCCCTTTGTGCCCCGTGGCGCTGAAACTGCTGCGTAACTACACCGACCAGAAGAAGCAGGGGTTGGATCCGGTCTTCCGGCGCAGCATGTTGCCCGAGCTGAAGAACATCGAATGCTGGGACGACAAGGACGAGGCGTTCAACGCTGTTCCGGCGCAGACGCTCCGCGGCTAA
- the mutM gene encoding bifunctional DNA-formamidopyrimidine glycosylase/DNA-(apurinic or apyrimidinic site) lyase translates to MPELPEVEVVRRGLAEHILGAEFQHTDVLHPRAVRGQDGGAAAIAAGLSGARVADVRRRGKYLWLELAERGNLLVHLGMSGQMLLGEPGQVVSPHVRIRSRLVTALGETLELTFVDQRTFGRWELTGADPVPHIALDPMDPAFDPVETARSVRRRRSEIKRVLLDQTVVSGIGNIYADEALWAAGVHPRKRASAMRQQDVLRVLDAARQVMERALDAGGTSFDDLYVNVNGASGYFSRSLNAYGRAGEPCHRCGTAMVREQWMNRSSHFCPVCQTMR, encoded by the coding sequence ATGCCCGAACTCCCTGAGGTCGAGGTCGTGCGACGTGGTCTGGCTGAGCACATTCTCGGAGCCGAGTTTCAGCACACCGACGTTCTCCACCCGCGTGCCGTCCGTGGTCAGGACGGTGGCGCGGCAGCGATTGCCGCGGGGTTGAGTGGGGCTCGTGTGGCCGATGTACGCCGACGCGGAAAGTATCTGTGGTTAGAGCTCGCGGAGCGGGGGAACCTCTTGGTGCACCTGGGCATGTCCGGCCAGATGCTGCTGGGGGAGCCGGGTCAGGTTGTCTCACCGCACGTGCGGATCCGGTCGAGGTTGGTGACGGCGCTGGGGGAGACCCTGGAACTGACGTTCGTGGATCAGCGGACTTTCGGGCGCTGGGAACTGACCGGGGCCGATCCGGTGCCACACATCGCACTCGACCCGATGGACCCGGCGTTTGATCCGGTAGAGACCGCCAGGTCGGTCCGTCGCCGTCGGTCCGAGATCAAACGGGTTCTGCTCGATCAGACCGTGGTTTCCGGCATCGGCAATATCTACGCGGATGAGGCACTGTGGGCTGCCGGGGTGCACCCCCGCAAGCGGGCGAGCGCGATGCGACAGCAGGACGTCCTGCGGGTGCTCGATGCGGCACGGCAGGTGATGGAGCGTGCCTTGGACGCTGGTGGGACCTCCTTCGACGACCTCTACGTCAATGTCAACGGCGCATCCGGCTATTTCTCCCGCTCCCTGAACGCGTATGGCCGAGCGGGGGAGCCATGCCACCGGTGCGGGACGGCGATGGTGCGCGAGCAGTGGATGAACCGGTCTTCCCATTTCTGCCCGGTGTGCCAGACAATGCGCTGA
- a CDS encoding ArsR/SmtB family transcription factor, translated as MADRDSLNDRVSHLESRVLDLERSLAGDTPHPCETAASRPDEAGREDNETFWALNGLIERMGPSGGVTYTGHVTPPGSDSPVSWQMGLATPDLEDIDFSGAADLLNAVGHPVRLSLLQAIYEGKTTAAQLGADERFGTTGQIYHHLHALSGAGWLENTRRGHWRIPAQRIVQLLTLVLIGTY; from the coding sequence ATGGCCGATCGTGACTCCTTGAATGACAGGGTTTCCCACCTTGAAAGCCGGGTCTTGGACCTGGAACGCTCGCTTGCCGGCGATACACCGCATCCATGTGAGACCGCCGCATCCCGGCCTGACGAGGCGGGACGCGAAGACAACGAGACGTTCTGGGCGCTCAACGGGCTCATCGAACGGATGGGACCGTCCGGCGGGGTGACGTACACCGGCCATGTGACACCGCCGGGCAGCGACTCACCTGTGTCATGGCAGATGGGACTGGCGACCCCCGACCTCGAGGACATTGATTTCTCGGGTGCGGCTGATCTTCTGAATGCCGTCGGCCACCCTGTCCGTCTCTCGCTGCTGCAGGCCATCTACGAGGGGAAGACGACGGCGGCCCAGCTCGGTGCCGATGAGCGCTTTGGTACGACGGGCCAGATCTACCACCACCTTCATGCACTGTCGGGCGCGGGGTGGTTGGAAAACACACGACGAGGGCACTGGCGGATACCTGCACAGCGGATCGTCCAACTACTCACCCTCGTGCTCATCGGCACCTACTGA
- a CDS encoding serine hydrolase domain-containing protein — MEKPAMVRDAALTRIPRRRSFLARSIVVLVSGALAAGTLIAAAPAPRAFQGEPTGDPELAAEVTSSVGPGHWQHYAAAHIEGDDVTWAGQGADEHTEFEIGSITKTFTAALFADAVGRGEVAPTTRLDEIWPELQGKEAGTVDLESIAMQRSGLPAMMPPANAVDAAVSFISPPVLADPYRASDEEVVESLADISVGEQVPEYSNYGFAVLGQALSEVTGQDYADLVRQRITEPLDMDDTYVPEGAEGLSHGYGASGLPAAPWTLAGTAPAGAVRSTAHDLSIWLRAVRDGHATGAEAAVPRRNFDDHDDIGWAWFTTTTTPAVTWHNGGTGGYRSYLGFDRDSGEGIIMLSDAAVSVDGAADVIAQADDS; from the coding sequence ATGGAGAAACCGGCGATGGTCCGAGATGCGGCCCTTACGCGAATTCCGAGGCGACGCAGCTTCCTCGCCCGGAGCATCGTAGTTCTAGTCAGTGGGGCGCTGGCCGCGGGCACGCTGATCGCTGCCGCGCCTGCCCCGCGGGCGTTCCAGGGTGAGCCGACCGGAGACCCGGAACTGGCCGCGGAGGTGACGTCGTCGGTCGGTCCAGGCCATTGGCAACACTATGCCGCTGCGCACATTGAGGGAGACGACGTGACGTGGGCAGGGCAGGGCGCCGATGAGCATACGGAATTTGAGATCGGATCAATCACGAAGACCTTCACCGCGGCACTGTTCGCCGATGCAGTCGGTCGGGGTGAGGTAGCGCCCACCACCCGACTGGACGAGATCTGGCCTGAGCTCCAGGGGAAAGAAGCGGGAACAGTCGATCTGGAGTCCATCGCTATGCAGCGGTCCGGACTGCCCGCCATGATGCCCCCTGCCAACGCGGTGGATGCGGCGGTGTCGTTCATTTCACCTCCGGTACTGGCGGATCCTTACCGTGCCAGTGACGAGGAGGTTGTGGAGTCCCTTGCGGATATCTCGGTCGGCGAGCAGGTTCCGGAGTACTCCAACTACGGGTTCGCGGTCCTCGGCCAGGCGTTGTCCGAGGTGACCGGCCAGGACTATGCGGACCTCGTGCGACAACGTATCACTGAGCCACTCGACATGGATGATACCTACGTGCCTGAGGGTGCAGAGGGGTTGTCCCACGGTTACGGTGCGTCGGGTCTGCCCGCGGCCCCCTGGACCCTGGCCGGTACAGCGCCGGCCGGTGCTGTCCGTTCCACCGCGCACGATCTGAGTATCTGGCTCCGCGCAGTCAGAGATGGTCACGCCACTGGGGCAGAAGCAGCGGTACCGCGTCGGAACTTCGATGATCATGATGACATCGGCTGGGCCTGGTTCACGACAACAACCACTCCAGCGGTGACGTGGCATAACGGCGGGACGGGTGGCTACCGCTCCTACCTCGGTTTCGACCGGGACTCGGGCGAGGGCATCATCATGTTGTCGGATGCCGCCGTCAGCGTCGACGGAGCAGCCGATGTCATTGCGCAGGCCGATGACTCCTAG
- a CDS encoding acylphosphatase encodes MSDADAPTTRLTAWVHGLVQGVGFRWKTRTKALELGLVGFASNYPDGRVLVVAEGSEDATAALQAWLRSGDTPGRVDQVVDSVTGPRGDYTGFETR; translated from the coding sequence ATGAGCGACGCCGATGCACCGACAACCCGACTGACCGCGTGGGTCCACGGCCTCGTCCAAGGCGTCGGATTTCGCTGGAAGACCCGTACAAAGGCACTCGAGCTCGGTCTGGTCGGTTTTGCGTCCAACTATCCGGACGGCCGTGTCCTCGTCGTCGCCGAGGGGTCGGAGGATGCCACCGCTGCCCTGCAAGCCTGGTTGCGCTCGGGTGACACCCCGGGTCGTGTGGACCAGGTGGTGGATTCGGTGACGGGCCCGCGTGGCGACTACACGGGGTTCGAGACCCGCTGA
- a CDS encoding SGNH/GDSL hydrolase family protein, translating into MRLRHRITAFLAAVAALFAVTASPSVAEELPQGGSAGSSASSGSHGSLGSPGSGSSVAGSSGIPSLGALFPRVNPYSDSTVDNLVAFGDSFTANSHWLVNRYPALGFAYPKQEGCFVAPDAWPAIVGQETGRPVQNWACNGHTTVGMLDRIDRAISADDINDTSTVVLAAGMNDKRQGLSDEVIRKNLVAGVEKVRAVAPDAEILLLGRLSTTSPGGIYCDWNIIPNLPFGESDATTAAFERANQENHKAAAETARVPFIDIRDMTVNTNSTCARDADRYVSGHWDITTPGFNMRAHPSIGGSRFLAEQIIVAFGTDGASFLLDVIDDVDLDNDPALADVAEELTGLLDDDDH; encoded by the coding sequence GTGCGTTTGCGCCATCGTATCACCGCCTTTCTCGCCGCCGTTGCGGCCCTGTTCGCCGTCACCGCGTCGCCGTCGGTGGCAGAGGAGCTCCCGCAGGGCGGCTCGGCAGGCTCCTCAGCGTCCTCAGGCTCCCACGGTTCTCTCGGTTCTCCCGGCTCGGGGTCGAGTGTGGCCGGATCCTCAGGTATCCCGTCGCTAGGTGCCCTGTTCCCCAGGGTCAACCCGTACTCGGACAGCACTGTCGACAATCTTGTGGCGTTCGGAGACTCGTTCACGGCGAACTCACACTGGCTGGTCAACAGGTACCCTGCGCTGGGCTTCGCCTACCCGAAACAGGAGGGCTGCTTTGTCGCTCCGGACGCCTGGCCGGCGATCGTCGGCCAGGAAACGGGCCGTCCCGTCCAGAACTGGGCGTGCAACGGGCACACCACCGTCGGGATGCTCGACCGCATTGACCGCGCCATCAGCGCCGACGACATCAACGACACCTCCACGGTGGTACTGGCAGCAGGGATGAACGACAAACGTCAGGGCTTGTCCGACGAGGTGATCCGAAAGAACCTTGTGGCCGGGGTGGAGAAGGTGCGTGCGGTCGCCCCGGACGCGGAGATCCTGTTGCTGGGTCGACTCTCCACCACCAGTCCTGGCGGTATCTACTGCGACTGGAACATCATTCCCAACCTCCCTTTCGGCGAGTCCGACGCGACGACGGCGGCATTTGAGCGGGCCAACCAAGAGAACCACAAGGCCGCGGCGGAAACCGCCAGGGTGCCGTTCATCGACATCCGGGACATGACCGTCAACACCAACTCGACCTGCGCCCGGGACGCAGACCGCTATGTCTCGGGTCACTGGGACATCACGACGCCCGGATTCAACATGCGCGCGCACCCGTCCATCGGGGGCAGCAGGTTCCTCGCGGAGCAGATCATCGTGGCATTCGGCACTGATGGAGCATCTTTCCTGTTGGACGTCATCGATGACGTCGACCTCGACAACGATCCTGCCCTCGCGGATGTCGCCGAGGAGCTGACCGGACTGCTGGACGACGACGACCACTGA